DNA from Paraburkholderia sp. BL10I2N1:
CGCTTACTTCGCGCGCCTTGCCCAAGCTTTCATCGATCTTGCCGCCCCGAAGCCCGCACCCGGCGTACATCCGGGTGCGACGATCGACCCGTCGGCGAAAGTCGCGGCAAGCGCGGTGATCGGTCCCAATGTGACCGTCGAAGCGGGCGCCGTGATCGGCGAGAACGTGCGGCTTGATGCGAACGTGGTTATCGGGCGTGGCACCCAGATCGGCGACGGTTCGCATCTGTATCCCAACGTTTCGGTTTACAACGGCTGCCGGATCGGTCCGCGTGCGATCATTCATGCGGGCGCCGTGATCGGATCGGACGGTTTCGGGTTCGCCCCGGATTTCACCGGGGAAGGCGACGCGCGCACGGGTAACTGGGTCAAGATTCCGCAGGTCGGCGGCGTATCGATCGGGCCCGACGTGGAGATCGGCGCCAACACGACGATCGATCGCGGCGCGATGGCCGATACGATCATCGAAGAGTGCGTGAAGATCGATAATCTCGTGCAGATCGGCCACAACTGCAGGATCGGCGCTTACACCGTCATCGCAGGTTGCGCAGGCATTGCCGGTAGCACGACGATTGGCCGGCACTGCATGATCGGCGGGGCGGTAGGCATTGCCGGACACGTGACGCTGGCCGATCATGTGATCGTGACGGCGAAGTCCGGCGTGTCGAAGTCACTGTTGAAGCCCGGCATGTACACGAGCGCGTTCCCCGCCGTCGACCATGCGTCCTGGAACAGGAGCGCGGCGTTGCTGCGCAATCTCGACAAGCTGCGGGATCGAATCAAGGCGCTGGAAGCCACTGTTGCCGGGAGTGCTTCCGGCGACAAGGCGTAACAGCAGGAGCACGGCTTACGCGTACTGGTTGCTGGCCAGGTGGCAGGAGACGCCGCCTGGGTCGGGGCAACCGGCGTAACGCGACGGCCGCATGCGTTATCAACCTGCCTGCATAAGCATCCGCAGTCATCATCGCGCAGACCGTGCGTGAACAGAAACACCATGAGCAACGAAAAAATCAATCTCGACATCCATAAGATTCTCACGCTGCTGCCGCATCGCTATCCGATCCTGCTGGTCGATCGGGTGCTCGAACTTGAGCCGCACAAGAACATCAAAGCGCTGAAGAACGTGTCGATCAACGAACCGTACTTTATGGGCCACTTCCCGAAGCGTCCGGTGATGCCCGGCGTGCTGATTCTGGAAGCCCTCGCACAGACCGCCGCGCTCCTGACGTTCGCGGAAGAGCCACACGATCCGGACAATACGTTGTATCTGTTCGTTGGTATCGACAACGCGCGCTTCAAGCGTGTAGTCGAACCGGGCGACCAGCTGATCCTGAACGTCAAGTTCGAGCGGCATATGCGCGGTATCTGGAAGTTCAAGGCTCGTGCCGAGGTGGATGGCCAGGTGGCGGCGGAAGCCGACCTGATGTGCGCAGTCCGGCAAACGGACGACGGCCAGTAAGTCGCAGCGCAATCCAGACAACGCAACAGAATGAGAAGCGAGGGCGCATGAGCAGGATTCATCCCACTGCGATCATCGAGTCGGGCGCGCAGCTCGATGAGTCGGTCGAAATCGGGCCATATGCCATCGTCGGCGCACACGTCACGATCGGTGCACGGACGACAGTCGGGTCGCATAGCGTGATCGAAGGTCACACGACGATCGGCGAAGACAACCGTATCGGCCACTACGCGTCGGTCGGCGGCAGGCCGCAGGACATGAAGTACAAGGACGAGCCGACAAGGCTCGAGATCGGCAACCGCAACATGATCCGCGAGTTCACGACGATCCACACCGGCACGGTGCAGGACGCGGGCGTGACCTCGCTCGGCGACGATAACTGGATCATGGCGTATGTGCACATCGGCCACGACTGCCGCGTCGGCAGCAATGTGATCCTGTCGAGCAATGCGCAGATGGCGGGCCACGTGACGATCGGCGACCATGCGATCATCGGCGGCATGTCGGGCGTGCACCAGTTCGTGCGCATCGGCGCGCATGCGATGCTCGGAGGCGCGTCGGCACTGGTACAGGACATTCCGCCGTTCGTGATCGCCGCCGGCAACAAGGCGGAGCCGCACGGCATCAACGTCGAGGGTCTGCGCCGCCGCGGTTTTTCGGCTGACGCGATCTCGGCGCTGCGCGCAGCCTATCGTCTGCTGTACAAGAACGGACTGTCGCTCGAAGAGGCGAAGGTGCAGTTGCGCGAACTCGCGTCCGCAGGCGGTGACGGCGACGCTCCGGTGCAGGCGCTGGTCGACTTCGTCGAAGCGTCGCAGCGCGGCATCATCCGCTGACCGATGGCGCTGCAACCCCGCCCGCTGCGGCTTGCAATGGTGGCCGGCGAGCCATCGGGCGATCTGCTGGCGGCGTCGCTGCTCGACGGTCTGTCGAGCCGTCTGCCGCCGTCTACGCAGTACTATGGCATCGGCGGTCCGCGCATGATCGCAACCGGGTTCGACGCGCACTGGCCGATGGAAAAGCTGACCGTGCGCGGTTATGTCGAAGCGCTGAAGCACATTCCCGAAATCCTCCGCATTCGCAACGAGCTGAAGCGCCAGTTGCTGGCCGAACCGCCTGACGCGTTCATCGGCGTCGACGCGCCCGATTTCAACTTCGGCCTCGAGCATCCGCTGCGTGACGCAGGCATTCCGACCATTCATTTCGTCTGCCCTTCGATCTGGGCGTGGCGCGGCGGCCGCATCAAGAAGATCGCGAAAGCGGTCGACCATATGCTCTGCGTGTTCCCTTTCGAAACGGCGCTGCTAGAAAAAGCGGGGGTGGCGGCGTCCTACGTCGGCCATCCGCTCGCCGACGAAATCCCGATCGTGCCCGATACGGCCGGCGCGCGGCGCGCGCTCGGTCTGCCGGAAAGCGGGCCAGTGATCGCCGTGCTGCCGGGCAGCCGGCGCTCGGAGATCGGTTTGATCGGGCCGACGTTCTTCGATGCGATGGAACTGATGCAGCAGCGTGAACCCGGTGTGCGTTTCGTGATGCCGGCGGCGACGCCTGTGCTGCGCGAACTGCTGCAGCCGCTCGTGGACGCGCATCCGCGCCTCGCCTTGACGATCACCGACGGCCAGTCGCAAACTGCGATGACCGCCGCCGATGCGATCCTCGTCAAAAGCGGCACGGTGACGCTCGAAGCCGCGCTGCTGAAAAAGCCGATGGTGATCTCGTACAAGGTGCCGTGGCTCACGGGCCAGATCATGCGCCGGCAGGGTTATCTGCCGTACGTCGGCTTGCCGAACATTCTGGCCGGGCGCTTCGTGGTACCGGAAA
Protein-coding regions in this window:
- the lpxB gene encoding lipid-A-disaccharide synthase — its product is MALQPRPLRLAMVAGEPSGDLLAASLLDGLSSRLPPSTQYYGIGGPRMIATGFDAHWPMEKLTVRGYVEALKHIPEILRIRNELKRQLLAEPPDAFIGVDAPDFNFGLEHPLRDAGIPTIHFVCPSIWAWRGGRIKKIAKAVDHMLCVFPFETALLEKAGVAASYVGHPLADEIPIVPDTAGARRALGLPESGPVIAVLPGSRRSEIGLIGPTFFDAMELMQQREPGVRFVMPAATPVLRELLQPLVDAHPRLALTITDGQSQTAMTAADAILVKSGTVTLEAALLKKPMVISYKVPWLTGQIMRRQGYLPYVGLPNILAGRFVVPEILQHFATPEALAEATLTQLRDEANRSTLTEIFTEMHHVLKQNTAQRAAEVVASVIDTRRGRR
- the lpxA gene encoding acyl-ACP--UDP-N-acetylglucosamine O-acyltransferase; protein product: MSRIHPTAIIESGAQLDESVEIGPYAIVGAHVTIGARTTVGSHSVIEGHTTIGEDNRIGHYASVGGRPQDMKYKDEPTRLEIGNRNMIREFTTIHTGTVQDAGVTSLGDDNWIMAYVHIGHDCRVGSNVILSSNAQMAGHVTIGDHAIIGGMSGVHQFVRIGAHAMLGGASALVQDIPPFVIAAGNKAEPHGINVEGLRRRGFSADAISALRAAYRLLYKNGLSLEEAKVQLRELASAGGDGDAPVQALVDFVEASQRGIIR
- the lpxD gene encoding UDP-3-O-(3-hydroxymyristoyl)glucosamine N-acyltransferase yields the protein MAFTLEEVARRFGGEVVGNPAHRVGSLAPLDQAGPEQLAFLANPKYLSQVETTRAGAVLINAGDLARLASSEGRNFIVTPNPYAYFARLAQAFIDLAAPKPAPGVHPGATIDPSAKVAASAVIGPNVTVEAGAVIGENVRLDANVVIGRGTQIGDGSHLYPNVSVYNGCRIGPRAIIHAGAVIGSDGFGFAPDFTGEGDARTGNWVKIPQVGGVSIGPDVEIGANTTIDRGAMADTIIEECVKIDNLVQIGHNCRIGAYTVIAGCAGIAGSTTIGRHCMIGGAVGIAGHVTLADHVIVTAKSGVSKSLLKPGMYTSAFPAVDHASWNRSAALLRNLDKLRDRIKALEATVAGSASGDKA
- the fabZ gene encoding 3-hydroxyacyl-ACP dehydratase FabZ translates to MSNEKINLDIHKILTLLPHRYPILLVDRVLELEPHKNIKALKNVSINEPYFMGHFPKRPVMPGVLILEALAQTAALLTFAEEPHDPDNTLYLFVGIDNARFKRVVEPGDQLILNVKFERHMRGIWKFKARAEVDGQVAAEADLMCAVRQTDDGQ